GGCAATTCAATGTTTAGTCAAATGGCAGAGGGTATTGCCCGGTACTATTTGGAAGAATACTATATCTTTTCAGCAGGTGTTGACAAACATAGTATAGATTCAAGGGCAGTCAAAGCGATGGAGAATATTAATATTGATATCACAGATCAGACATCGAAGTTGATTGATATGGAATTATTGATGAACGCCGACTCTATGATCACATTGTCAAAAGAAGCCGAATTGCAATGTCCAAAACCAAGGGATGTGAATCAGTTTTATTGGCGATTCCCAGAACCATATAATTTAGAGGGATCTAGGGAAGAAAAATGGCAAGCGATAACGAAGGCGAGGGATCAGCTTGAAAGGCTTATCCGCCAATTTAAAGACAAAAAAATATCCTAAGCGGTTAAACCTCTTTTCTATCCTTCAGAGAAAGTAGAAGAGAGGTTTTTTAGTTATCATAAATTAGGTATAACAGCCTATTTAAAAAAAGTGCATAAAAATGAGTTTGGCTTGCTACACATTCGGGTAAATGAAATACGTTGAAAACTATTTTTTTAAGCAAGACATACGTTTTAAAAAGTTGAGAAATAAGGGGGTTAAAAAATACCATGAAAATGATAAGTGAAAGCCCGGTGAAGCAGATATCACAGTATCCATTTCCTTATTTTCTACTTGATCTGAATGCCAACATTATAAGCTGTTCAGGTAAAGCCCGGCAACAGTTTGGGGATATTGATGATTTAAGTGATATTATCAACCGTAATGAATTAGCATTTTATGATCATTTGTCACAAGATGATACCGATGTCCCGATTGAGTTAATGTTAAGAACTGTAGCGGGGTTCAAACCTTTTAACGTCTTCAAGCAAATCTCTGGCCCAAAAAGGATTGAACTATTTTGTATTCCAATAGACAATCAATCAAAGGCAATGAAACAAACCATTGATGAATTGAAGCGACATATTCATGATATTGAAAAACGCGTGCAGGAAGATCAACACCTAGTTAATATCGGAAAAATGGCGGCAAACTTTGTCCATGAAGTTCGCAATCCATTAACAACTGTGAAGGGGTTTGTCCAATTACTGCAATCTTACACTGAAGATGATACATATAATAAATATGCCGATGTGGCGCTTGAAGAGTTGGACCGTGCTAATCAAATTATTGGTGAATTTTTGTGCGTTTCCAAACCGTCTGATCAAGAAAGGACCGTTGTCTCTGTATGTCAACTGGTTAAAAACACCATTATTCTATGTGAAAGTGTAGCGTTAAATGCCAAATGCGTACTTGACTATCAATTACCTGTCGAACATGTTAATGTTAAAGTCAATACACAGCAAATTAAGCAAGTCTTAGTCAATATGATAAAAAATGCCGTTGAGGCAACATCTGAGAATGCCAGCGATACCCATGGAGAAATTAACATACATACCAAAATAAATCGCGGTTTTATCCATATTTATATCAATGACAATGGGGCTGGTATGGATCAATCCACATTAAATTATATTTTTAAACCGTTTTATACAACAAAGTCATCCGGAACGGGCTTGGGCTTATCTGTTTGTAAGGATATTATTGAGGAACATGGCGGGTCAGTAACGGCAGAAAGTCAATTAGGAATCGGTACTTGTTTTATTATTTCTTTACCCATTTTGCATAGGCAAGTATAATCATGCAAATCAAAACGGTCTTGGTTCTCCAAGACCGTTATCAATCGCTTCTATTATTCCATTCGTTCAATTGTTTCAAAAATTTCTTGTGATTCAAAGTAATCAAATAGTTTGTCGAGCCACAAATAGTATTCCTTAGAGGATTGGAGTTTTTCGATGTCGGACATGGCCAATTGTTGTTCAACGCTGGTTAAATCGTGATGGTCGATGATTTGTTGCAGTTCACTCAATGATTCATCGATAGACTGTAGATTAGATTGAATGACTTTCCGCCATTGGTGAGTAAAGAAATCAATAAATATTTGATACCAGTCCTTCTTAGCTGTATACAAGTCCTTCCTGACACCTTTTTGCCATACTTTTTCTACCATGTTCAAATCGGTTAGTGCCCTGACGGAAGTGCTCATGCTGGTTTTACTCATTTGTAGCTCTTCTTTCATATCATCGAGTGTCAGCGGCCGGTCTTCAAAAAATAAGGTGCCATATAAGCGACCAATCGAAGGAGTTACCCCGTATAAGTACATATTTTGCGAAATGGTTTCAATCACTCGTTCCCGCGCTTTTTTAATGGCCATTTGATTATCTGTCGGTTTCTGTATGCTCATTCACTCACACCCGTCTAAAGCTTTATAATCGTCTAATTTTATAATACCGTATTTTTTTTATATGAAAACCATGAGATAGACGAGGAATTTTGGGTAATTTGGAGCAATATTGAGGAATTAGTATTATATTTTTGTTCAGTATGAACTGTATGTTTTAAATGAACTATTAGTATTTTATATGCTGTTTGTTTAATATAACGACTTATATGTAAAATAGATAAAGTAAGTCGAACAAAAAATATGTTTATTAAATCTTTTTTGGGGAACTTATATGAAAGTATAAAATGAATGAGTGCGTTTAGGATTGAGGTGAACCAATGGATAAGATTGAAGTTCGTGATATTACGAAAGTTTTCGGTAAAGCCCCTAAAGAAGGTATTGAGTTACTAGATAATGGCCTTTCCAAAGATGATATTCTTGATAAAACCGGAATGACTGTCGGGGTTAATAAGGCAAACTTTAATATCAAAGATGGCGAAGTTTTCGTTATTATGGGGTTGTCAGGTAGTGGTAAATCAACAATGGTTCGAATGTTGAACCGTTTGATCGAGCCGACTGGAGGTTCGATATTGGTTGATGATGAAGATGTCACACAGATGAGTAAACAGCAATTACGTGATCTCAGAAGAAAGAAAATGAGCATGGTTTTTCAAAATTTTGCTTTATTTCCGCATAGGACCATACTTGAGAACACTGTATATGGACTTGAGATTCAAGGTGTGACGAAAGCTGAACGGAATGAAAAAGCTGTGAATTCACTTGAACTCGTTGGATTGAAAGGTTATGAAGACAAACGTCCAGATGAGTTAAGTGGCGGTATGCAACAACGTGTTGGTTTGGCACGTGCATTGGCTAATGATGCCGATGTCCTGCTTATGGATGAGGCGTTTAGCGCATTGGATCCACTAATAAGAAAAGATATGCAGGATGAACTGCTTGACCTTCAAGAGCGGATGCAAAAAACGATCGTATTCATTACACACGACCTTGATGAGGCCTTAAGAATTGGTGATCGTATTGCATTGATGAAAGACGGTTCCGTTGTTCAAATTGGATCACCGGAAGAAATCATGATGAATCCTGCCAATGACTATGTTGAGCAGTTCGTTGAAGATGTTGATGTCACTAAGGTCTTTTCAGCCGAGCATGTTATGAAACGGGCTGAACGGGTTAATGTTGATCGCGGTCCGCGTACGGCGCTTAGGTTGATGAAAGACGAAGGTCTGTCTTCAATATACGCCATCGATAAAAACAAGCAATTTCTGGGTGTTCTTTTTGCTGATGATGCTAAAAAGGCCGCTGAAACTGGCAAATCGTTAGAAGAGGTTGTACAGGACGTTGAATCTGTGACACCGGATACGTTACTTAATGATATGTTCGATGTCGTTTCTAATTCTAACGTACCAGTCCCTGTTGTCGAAGACGGCCGCTTAAGAGGGATTGTTAAGCGTAGTGCTATTATCGATGTGATGGCTGACAGCAGTGAGATCACGAACGGAGATGAGGTGAACGAATGAACGATCAAACACCATTTTTGCCAAAGATAGAAATTGGATCATGGGTATCCGACTTTATTGACTGGGTCGTAGCCAGTTTCGGTGGATTTTTTGAGTGGCTGGCGAGCTTTATACAGGGTACAGTTGGAGGTATTGAAAGCTTTTTCGGATTATTCCATCCTTTTGTATTTATATTAATTATCGCAGCGATTGCGTTTTGGCGCAGTGGCAAGGGTGTCGCGATTTTTACAATCATTGGGTTATATTTAATTTTTAATTTAGGTTATTGGGATGACACGTTGAAAACACTGGCACTCGTCTTTTCATCAGTGATTCTTTCCATCATTATCGGTGTTCCATTTGGCGTTTTGGTTGGACTAAATGACTGGGCCAAACAGATTATTACACCTATATTGGACTTCATGCAGACGATGCCGGCTTTTGTCTACTTAATTCCGATGATATTCTTATTCGGTATTGGTATGGCACCAGGTGTTGTTGCGACAATTATTTTCTCGATTCCACCTACAATTCGATTAACGGGCTTGGGGATCCGACAAGTGCCTGAAGATCTAATGGAAGCTTCACAGGCGTTTGGTTCAACGACTTGGCAGAAGTTATTTAAAGTTCAATTGCCATTATCACTGCCAACGATTATGGCAGGGATTAACCAAACGATTATGCTTGCTTTGTCCATGGTTGTTATTGCATCACTAGTTGGTGCGCCAGGACTTGGGGAGCAAGTTTACTTAGCTGTAACACAGCTGCGTATTGACATTGGTGTTGAATCTGGTTTAGCGATTGTTATTATCGCAATTGTGTTAGACCGGATTTCACAAAATATAGCAAAACAAAACTAATTAAGGGGGAAACAATTTATGAAGAAATTCACTACAGCATTTCTTGCCGTCTTCATGGTACTAGGTCTGGCGCTTGCTGGTTGCGGCAACAGCGGATCTGATGACGGTTCAAACGAAAATTCGGGAAGCGATAGTGATAGTTCAAGCTCAGAATCCGTTGGTGAAAAGGTTGATTACACCATCACAGGTATTGACCCAGGTGCTGGTGTTGTCAAAAACTCTCAAAAAGCGGTCGAAGAATACGGTTTGGATAAATGGAACGTTAAGACAAGTTCCGGTTCAGCCATGACAGCAGAACTTGACAAGGCCTTTAAAAATAAAAAGCCTATTGTGGTAACAGGTTGGAAGCCACATTGGATGTTTAGTAAATATGACTTGAAAATCTTGAAAGATCCTAAGAAAGTTTTTGGTGAGTCTGAAGCTATACACACAGTTGTTACAAAAGGTTACAAATCAGAAAATCCAAATGCTTACAAATTTTTAGATCAGTTTAAAATGTCAATGGAAGATTTAAACTCTGTTATGCTTTCGATTCAGGATGGCAAATCTAAAGCAGAAGCAGCGAAGGCTTGGATTAAGGATCATCCAGATAAAGTTAAGGCATGGGAGAAAGACGTCGAGAAGGTTGATGGTAAAAACATTAGACTTGCATATGTTGCATGGGCATCAGCCATTGCGAGTAACAATGTAGTCAAAGTTGCATTAGAAGATTTAGGATATAAGGTTGAACTTAAGCAATTGGCAGCAGGTGCTATGTGGTCAGCCGTCTCAAAAGGTGGCGATAGCGGTGCTGATGCAACGGTATGTGCATGGCTACCAATCACCCATGCTGATTACCAAAAGCAATATAAAGACGACGTTAAAGATCTAGGTGCTAATCTTGAAGGTGTAAAATTGGGTCTTACCGTACCAGAATATATGGATGTTGATTCCATCGAAGACCTTAAATCAGAATAAGATTAAAGCTGAGGACTTAAATAAGTCCTCAGCTTTTTTTGAGAGGGAAAAAAATACCTTTGAAGATAAGCGCATAGTTTCTTGAAAAAAACACACAATAGTTAATGTACAAAGGGAGGTGAACACTGATGGCAGACAACAATAGTAACCAAATCTTAGTGCCAGGTGTTGAACAAGCACTTGATCAAATGAAAACTGAAATTGCCGGTGAATTCGGTGTTCAACTTGGTGCTGACACCACTTCTCGCGCCAACGGTTCTGTAGGCGGAGAAATCACCAAACGTCTTGTTGCTCAATCACAGCAACAATTCGGCGGTCAGCAATAGTCATTTGAAAACAAAAAAATAGTGATATGGCTAAGGGAAGCAGGGCAAACCTGCTTCCTTTTTTCAGTGCATGAACTTAAGCCATACAGTTGTATGAAGTTGTGCAACATTGATGTGACGTTAAAATCCTTGTTTATGGATGAATGTTTAAATAGATAGCTGTATACTTATCCCTTGCGAATTGTAAACGCCCCCGGGAATTGTTAAAATGATAGAGTGACGTATCGTATATTTCATAAATTGTGATCATGGTGAGTTTTCTACAATATTAGAGGTGTTCAATCATGGGCTTATTGAAAAAGATCGTCGGTGATCCGGCGCAACGGAAATTAAATAAATTTCGAAAAACAGCAGATAAAATTGAAAGTTTTTCAGATGAAATGAAGCAAAAAAGTGATGCTGAACTCCGGGAAAAAACTGAGGAATTCAGAAGGCGGTTAGATCAAGGTGAGACACTGGATGATCTTTTGCCTGAAGCTTTCGCCGTTGTTCGTGAAGCTTCAACGCGCGTGCTCGGTCTGACCCCGTTCTACGTCCAGTTGCTCGGTGCAATATCTTTGCACGACGGTAATATATCGGAAATGAAGACAGGTGAAGGGAAAACGCTTGTTGCCACGATGCCAATGTATTTGAATGCGATTGGCGGCAGAGGGGTTCACCTTGTCACAGTCAACGAATATCTAGCGTCCCGTGATGCCGAACAAATGGGTGAATTGTTTGATTTTCTCGGGCTAACGGTTGGCCTCAACGTTTCCGGCATGTCTCATGAGGAGAAGCAAGAGGCTTATAATGCAGATATAACTTATGGGACAAACAATGAGTATGGCTTTGATTATCTACGCGATAACATGGTGCTGTATAAAGAGGAAAAAGTTCAACGTGAGCTTAACTATGCGATTATTGATGAGGTCGATTCTGTACTGATTGATGAAGCACGGACACCGCTAATTATTTCTGGCAATGCTGAAAAATCGACGTTGCTCTATACGCAAGCAAACCAGTTTGTCCGTTTGTTAAAGGAAAATGATGATTATACCATTGATATCAAAACTAAATCAGTGCAACTGACCGAAGAAGGAATAACAAAATCGGAGAATTTTTTCAATGTGGACAACTTATATGACTACAGTAATGTTCAATTGAATCATCACGTGCACCAAGCATTAAAAGCCCATGCCATCATGCACCGGGATACGGATTATGTTGTCAAAGATGAGGAAATTGTGATCGTTGACCAATTTACAGGTCGCTTGATGCCGGGACGCCGGTTTAGTGAAGGTTTGCACCAGGCGATTGAGGCTAAAGAGGGTGTTCCGATTCAACGGGAGAGTAAAACCCTTGCGACCATCACTTTCCAAAACTACTTTAGAAGGTATAATAAGTTATCCGGTATGACGGGTACCGCTAAAACAGAGGAAGAAGAATTTCAAAGCATATATAATATGGATGTTATTTCTATACCGACAAACCTACCTGTTGTTCGTGTTGACCATGCTGATTTAATCTACAAATCACAAGAAGGCAAATTTAAAGCCGTTGCTGATGAGATTGAACGGGCTCATAAAAGAGGACAACCGGTGCTCGTTGGTACAGTCGCCGTGGAAACTTCCGAATTGATTTCAAATTTATTGAAGAAGCGCGGTGTTAAGCATAATGTATTGAATGCCAAATATCATGCCAGTGAGGCAGAAATTATAGAAAACGCGGGGCAACCTAATGCCGTAACGATTGCTACCAATATGGCTGGACGCGGAACGGATATTAAACTAGGCGATGGTGTCAAGGAGCTTGGCGGTCTTTATATTATTGGGACAGAGCGGCATGAGTCACGTCGAATTGATAACCAACTTCGAGGTCGCTCCGGCCGGCAAGGTGACCCGGGACAATCGCAATTTTATCTTTCCATGGAAGATGAGTTGATGCGGCGTTTCGGATCAGAACGGATGCAATCAATGATGGAACGTCTGGGCATGCAGGACGATCAGCCGATTGAAAGTAAGCTTGTGAGTCGTTCTGTGGAATCCGCGCAAAAACGAGTCGAAGGTAATAACTTCGATGCTCGTAAGCAAGTGCTGCAGTTTGACGATGTTATGCGGCAGCAGCGTGATATTATTTACAAACAACGTGCTGATGTTATGGAGTCAGAGAATCTTAGTGATGTTGTCAAAGATATGATCACATCGGTCATTGAACGCATTGTTAATGCTCACACACCGGAAGACTCAGTGCCGGAAGAATGGGACTTGCAGCCGATTGCGGATTATGCTAATGGGACCTTTTTTGATGATGGGGTTATCACCGTCGAGGATCTAAACGGAAAGGATCCGGAAGAGATGATTGAACTCCTGTATGATAAGGTCGTTGAAAAGTATCAAGAAAAAGAAGAACGCTTCACAAGTGAGCATATGCGGGAATTTGAGCGAGTAGTTATGCTTCGGGCGGTTGATACAAAATGGATGGATCATATTGACGCCATGGAACAATTGCGTGAGGGCATTCATCTTCGTGCATACGGGCAAAATGACCCATTCCGTGAATATCAAATGGAAGGCTTCGAAATGTTCGAAGAAATGGTTGCATCCATTGAAGAAGAAGTCGTTAATTATATTATGAAAGCGGAAATTGAAAATAATCTTGAACGTCAGAAAGTGGCCGAAGGTGAGGCGGTCAATCCACAGGAAGACGGAGAAGAAAGAACGAAAAAGAAATCACCGGTTGAACGAGGCGAAAAGACCGGTCGTAATGATCCGTGTCCTTGTGGAAGCGGAAAAAAATATAAGCATTGCCACGGAAAGTAAAAGGCTGTTTTATAAAAGATTGTTGCTTTATATGACTAAATAGCAACAATCTATACGAAAAAAGCCTAAATTAAATAAGGTGCTGGAGGAAATGATCATGGAACTTGCAGATATTAAAAATGAACTCGCTCAGATGCGGGATAGGCTTGAAGAATTCAGGGGGTCTCTTTGACTTAACAGATAAGCAAAATCGGATTGCTGAACTTGAGCAGCAAATGACAGCACCGGGATTTTGGGATCAACAGGATACAGCTCAAACTGTCATCAATGAGGTTAATGCTTTAAAAGAGGTTGTCAATGATTTTCAAACCCTTGCAGAAGGCTTTGAGAACCTTAAAGTGACCTATGAATTAGTACAAGAAGAACATGATGCTGATCTAGAAGGTGAGCTTGCTGATGACCTTGTTTCCTTACGTGATGCTTTTAACAAATTTGAACGAAACATGCTTTTAAATCAACCCCATGATAAAAACAATGCCATCCTTGAACTTCATCCAGGAGCCGGGGGGACAGAATCTCAAGATTGGGCAGCTATGCTGTTACGTATGTACAAACGTTGGGCCGATGATAAAGATTATTCGGTGGAAACATTGGATTATCTTCCGGGAGATGAAGCGGGTGTCAAAAGCGTGACGCTTCATATAAAAGGCAATAATGCTTATGGCTATTTGAAGGCGGAAAAAGGGGTTCATCGTTTAGTTCGAATTTCCCCGTTTGATTCTTCTGGGCGCCGGCATACATCGTTTGTGTCTTGTGACGTCACACCCGAGATTGATGATAGTATTAATATTGACATTAAACCTGAGGAACTGAAAATTGACACTTATAGGGCAAGCGGGGCTGGTGGACAGCACGTTAATACCACTGATTCGGCCGTCCGGATGACGCACTTGCCAACGAACACAATTGTGACGTGTCAGTCGGAACGTTCACAAATTAAAAACCGTGAAAAGGCCATGAAAATGCTGAAAGGCAAGCTCTATCAGCAAGAATTGGAAAAGCAACAACAAGAAATTGAAAACATTCGTGGCGAACAAAAAAGTATTGAATGGGGCAGTCAAATTCGTTCATATGTCTTTCATCCTTATACCATGGTTAAAGACCACCGGACGAGCCTCGATATCGGTAATGCTCAAGGGGTTCTTAATGGGGATTTGGATCCGTTGATCGATGCCTACTTACGGTCGCTCATGAACGAAACGTAAAGCATCCTATTTTAAGGTTGCTTTATGTTATCATAGTTTTTGGCTATACTATGAGCATGATTCGCGTGTAAGGGGTTGATGGTTATCAGTCAGTGGATAAGGAAACAGAGCACATCGCCTGTTTTACGCCTTTTCATGGATTACATCTATGTTTTAATTGGATCAGCATTTGTCGGCATTGCTTTTAATGTTTTTTTACTGCCAAACCGGGTAGCTTCCGGGGGCGTCAGCGGAATTAGTACAATTGTTCATTGGACGTTAGGGTGGGAAGCCTCTTATGTTCAATGGGCGCTTAATATTCCGTTGTTTGTTTTAGGTGTGGCGCTCTTGGGGAGTACCTTTGGTTATCTTCAGTATGCTTTGAAGACATTAGTAGGCACTATCTTTCTTCCGTTTATCGTTTACATAACTTCTGGCTGGGACGCAGCCACTCACCATGAGTTGTTGGGGGCTTTGTTCGGCGGAATTGGTGTTGGACTTGGTTTAGGGATTGTTTTTCGTGGCAATGCCTCAACAGGTGGGACGGACTTGGCGGCCCAAGTCATTCATAAATATACCGGTATTTCATTGGGGACATGTGTTGCCTGTATCGATGGCTTGATCGTTATCAGTTCAGCGGTTTACTTATCGATTGAAAGTGCTTTGTTTGCATTGATAGGTATGTATTTGACAGGAAAATTAATTGACGTTGTCCAAATGGGATTCAATACATCAAAATTAGTTTACATTATTTCTGATCAGCAAACGACTCTAAGATCGGTCATTTTGACAGAAATTGATCGGGGCATTACTCGAATTGATGCTCATGGAGGGTTTACAGAGAATAAACGGCCCATGTTGATGTGTGCTGTGTCTCAAAGCGAAATCACAAAGTTGAAGCATACGGTGAAGGCTGTAGATCCGACCGCTTTTATGATTGTAACGAATGCTGTGGAAATTGTCGGTGAAGGTTTTGAGGAATAAAAGATTAGCGGCTGACATTTGCTGCTTTCTTGCGCCGGCAAATGATTGCAAGGGGAGGGGGATGAGTCCCCCAATGGGAACACCGCAATGTCTTGTCGAACACCAAGATTAGCAACTCCTGTGGGTTGGGTATCTCAGCCATCAGACTTTGATTGTTCATCGCTATCTTGGTTAAAGGGCCGCCCGTTGGTCGACTTTTCTGACATGATAGTCATGTTGGGATTTAAAGCTGTGTCCGTTGGAATATCGGGTTGCCAAAAGTTGTGATCTTTATGTGTTTGCTTCACAGCAGAACACCTCCATAACATATAATATGCAAATTAAAGCAAGGTATGACAGTTTTTTTGCTATAAAGTCGAATGATATTGGCCTAACACTTCCAAAGTCATTGACTTAAAATTAATTTATGTCGATAAAGCTTGGCTGGTTCTTGATATTTGGAAGACTATAGGCTCCAATATTTTTATTCTTGACGGATCGATTTTTTTTATTCAAATAGGACAACATCTCATGAGGTGTTGTCCTTACTCTGCTTTACCTGGTTTTTCTCATTTTTTTGTTCATCTTCTTTTTCAGCAATTTTCCAAGGTGGATCGCCGAGTTGATGAAGATAGTGGTTGATTTTATAGATCGTATATGGAACGACAAAAGAAAGAACGGTACAGATTAAAATAAGGTACGGCGGGTACTTTCCGATAAGATGGGATAGCATTTACTTCTGTCCTCCTGCTTTGTATTGTTCTTCAACATCGGTATGATTTTCTGTACCAATATTCCGCAAGGATACATTCACATTAATATTAAATTTAACTTTCGAGAACAACTTGTCACCATTTTCCCAATCTCCCTGTATTTTATTCCAAAGCTTCCAGTTATGAACTTTTAAATAGTCATTAACTCCGAGTATATCTGCAACAAGATCATCTTGAAGCCGTGTAATGGTATGCTTGACCTTTTTCTTAATGCTTTCACCGATCGCTTTCTCAATTTGATTAAGGACCGTTTTTGATAATAAGTTAACAGAAGTACCAATTTCATATATCGCTCCTTCTGTTCCAATAGTAAGATTCATGGTGATATCCCTTTTACTTTTGACACTGGCACTCATTTGGCTTTTGGCCCGCTCAATCTTAAATGAGACGTGTTTGTTGTTAAAAGGGGGGCGGATGACACCGCCACTTGCTTTACCTCGAATAAACTTTAAACCGGCGACTTCTTGACCGGTCAGAAAGCCAATAAGCTTGTTGGAAATCCCTTTAAAGACAGC
This genomic interval from Tuberibacillus sp. Marseille-P3662 contains the following:
- a CDS encoding arsenate reductase ArsC produces the protein MEKPILYFIDIGNSMFSQMAEGIARYYLEEYYIFSAGVDKHSIDSRAVKAMENINIDITDQTSKLIDMELLMNADSMITLSKEAELQCPKPRDVNQFYWRFPEPYNLEGSREEKWQAITKARDQLERLIRQFKDKKIS
- a CDS encoding two-component system sensor histidine kinase NtrB — encoded protein: MKMISESPVKQISQYPFPYFLLDLNANIISCSGKARQQFGDIDDLSDIINRNELAFYDHLSQDDTDVPIELMLRTVAGFKPFNVFKQISGPKRIELFCIPIDNQSKAMKQTIDELKRHIHDIEKRVQEDQHLVNIGKMAANFVHEVRNPLTTVKGFVQLLQSYTEDDTYNKYADVALEELDRANQIIGEFLCVSKPSDQERTVVSVCQLVKNTIILCESVALNAKCVLDYQLPVEHVNVKVNTQQIKQVLVNMIKNAVEATSENASDTHGEINIHTKINRGFIHIYINDNGAGMDQSTLNYIFKPFYTTKSSGTGLGLSVCKDIIEEHGGSVTAESQLGIGTCFIISLPILHRQV
- a CDS encoding GbsR/MarR family transcriptional regulator; amino-acid sequence: MSIQKPTDNQMAIKKARERVIETISQNMYLYGVTPSIGRLYGTLFFEDRPLTLDDMKEELQMSKTSMSTSVRALTDLNMVEKVWQKGVRKDLYTAKKDWYQIFIDFFTHQWRKVIQSNLQSIDESLSELQQIIDHHDLTSVEQQLAMSDIEKLQSSKEYYLWLDKLFDYFESQEIFETIERME
- a CDS encoding quaternary amine ABC transporter ATP-binding protein, giving the protein MDKIEVRDITKVFGKAPKEGIELLDNGLSKDDILDKTGMTVGVNKANFNIKDGEVFVIMGLSGSGKSTMVRMLNRLIEPTGGSILVDDEDVTQMSKQQLRDLRRKKMSMVFQNFALFPHRTILENTVYGLEIQGVTKAERNEKAVNSLELVGLKGYEDKRPDELSGGMQQRVGLARALANDADVLLMDEAFSALDPLIRKDMQDELLDLQERMQKTIVFITHDLDEALRIGDRIALMKDGSVVQIGSPEEIMMNPANDYVEQFVEDVDVTKVFSAEHVMKRAERVNVDRGPRTALRLMKDEGLSSIYAIDKNKQFLGVLFADDAKKAAETGKSLEEVVQDVESVTPDTLLNDMFDVVSNSNVPVPVVEDGRLRGIVKRSAIIDVMADSSEITNGDEVNE
- a CDS encoding ABC transporter permease, whose translation is MNDQTPFLPKIEIGSWVSDFIDWVVASFGGFFEWLASFIQGTVGGIESFFGLFHPFVFILIIAAIAFWRSGKGVAIFTIIGLYLIFNLGYWDDTLKTLALVFSSVILSIIIGVPFGVLVGLNDWAKQIITPILDFMQTMPAFVYLIPMIFLFGIGMAPGVVATIIFSIPPTIRLTGLGIRQVPEDLMEASQAFGSTTWQKLFKVQLPLSLPTIMAGINQTIMLALSMVVIASLVGAPGLGEQVYLAVTQLRIDIGVESGLAIVIIAIVLDRISQNIAKQN
- a CDS encoding glycine betaine ABC transporter substrate-binding protein — its product is MKKFTTAFLAVFMVLGLALAGCGNSGSDDGSNENSGSDSDSSSSESVGEKVDYTITGIDPGAGVVKNSQKAVEEYGLDKWNVKTSSGSAMTAELDKAFKNKKPIVVTGWKPHWMFSKYDLKILKDPKKVFGESEAIHTVVTKGYKSENPNAYKFLDQFKMSMEDLNSVMLSIQDGKSKAEAAKAWIKDHPDKVKAWEKDVEKVDGKNIRLAYVAWASAIASNNVVKVALEDLGYKVELKQLAAGAMWSAVSKGGDSGADATVCAWLPITHADYQKQYKDDVKDLGANLEGVKLGLTVPEYMDVDSIEDLKSE
- a CDS encoding alpha/beta-type small acid-soluble spore protein, with the protein product MADNNSNQILVPGVEQALDQMKTEIAGEFGVQLGADTTSRANGSVGGEITKRLVAQSQQQFGGQQ
- the secA gene encoding preprotein translocase subunit SecA; translated protein: MMGLLKKIVGDPAQRKLNKFRKTADKIESFSDEMKQKSDAELREKTEEFRRRLDQGETLDDLLPEAFAVVREASTRVLGLTPFYVQLLGAISLHDGNISEMKTGEGKTLVATMPMYLNAIGGRGVHLVTVNEYLASRDAEQMGELFDFLGLTVGLNVSGMSHEEKQEAYNADITYGTNNEYGFDYLRDNMVLYKEEKVQRELNYAIIDEVDSVLIDEARTPLIISGNAEKSTLLYTQANQFVRLLKENDDYTIDIKTKSVQLTEEGITKSENFFNVDNLYDYSNVQLNHHVHQALKAHAIMHRDTDYVVKDEEIVIVDQFTGRLMPGRRFSEGLHQAIEAKEGVPIQRESKTLATITFQNYFRRYNKLSGMTGTAKTEEEEFQSIYNMDVISIPTNLPVVRVDHADLIYKSQEGKFKAVADEIERAHKRGQPVLVGTVAVETSELISNLLKKRGVKHNVLNAKYHASEAEIIENAGQPNAVTIATNMAGRGTDIKLGDGVKELGGLYIIGTERHESRRIDNQLRGRSGRQGDPGQSQFYLSMEDELMRRFGSERMQSMMERLGMQDDQPIESKLVSRSVESAQKRVEGNNFDARKQVLQFDDVMRQQRDIIYKQRADVMESENLSDVVKDMITSVIERIVNAHTPEDSVPEEWDLQPIADYANGTFFDDGVITVEDLNGKDPEEMIELLYDKVVEKYQEKEERFTSEHMREFERVVMLRAVDTKWMDHIDAMEQLREGIHLRAYGQNDPFREYQMEGFEMFEEMVASIEEEVVNYIMKAEIENNLERQKVAEGEAVNPQEDGEERTKKKSPVERGEKTGRNDPCPCGSGKKYKHCHGK
- the prfB gene encoding peptide chain release factor 2 (programmed frameshift) gives rise to the protein MELADIKNELAQMRDRLEEFRGSLDLTDKQNRIAELEQQMTAPGFWDQQDTAQTVINEVNALKEVVNDFQTLAEGFENLKVTYELVQEEHDADLEGELADDLVSLRDAFNKFERNMLLNQPHDKNNAILELHPGAGGTESQDWAAMLLRMYKRWADDKDYSVETLDYLPGDEAGVKSVTLHIKGNNAYGYLKAEKGVHRLVRISPFDSSGRRHTSFVSCDVTPEIDDSINIDIKPEELKIDTYRASGAGGQHVNTTDSAVRMTHLPTNTIVTCQSERSQIKNREKAMKMLKGKLYQQELEKQQQEIENIRGEQKSIEWGSQIRSYVFHPYTMVKDHRTSLDIGNAQGVLNGDLDPLIDAYLRSLMNET